The Streptomyces sp. ICC1 DNA window TCACCCGACCAGGGAGACCCATGCCCCCGCACCCCTCGGCCAGCTCCTCACTCCACGCGGACCAAGCAGCCGCAGCAGGAAGCCTCGTACGCCTGCTCACCGACCGCTTCGACACCCTGCCCACCGCCGACACCACCGCCCTGGCACAGACCCTGCTGGCCCAAGACGGCCTCGTCACCGACATCCAGCACCTGCTCCGCGCCATATCCCACTGGTCGGGCACCACCGGCCCCGCCCTCTACGAGGGACCGCTCCCCTTCGAAGTCCAAGACGCCCTCGGACAGGCAGCAGACCAGCTGGCACCGCTGTCGGCCCTGGCCAAGGAGACGACGTTCCCCCGGTCGCCGTCCCGCAGGCAGCCACTGTCCACGACCGCGGCCCCCGTGCCCCGGAACCCGTCTGTGGTCCCAGCAGAGGGTGCCGCCCGCCGTTGCTGAACCCGTCCCGTACTCGCGAGCCACGCCCCCCGTCCGACCCGAAAGGCACTTCACCCTTGCCCCCGTCCAAGACCCCCCGCACCTCTACCAGCCGCCCCGTTGTTCTGGTCGTCGCGCCGAACGACGAGCTGTACCGCGGCTACTGCCTGCGATCCGTCGCCGCCGCCTACGACACCGTCGTCATCACCCCGGCTCCACTCACCTGGGAGAAGCCGCTCGTGGTCGACTACGAGGTCACCGACCCGTACGACATCCAGGCCCTCCTGGCAGCGGGGGAGGCCCTGGCCGCGCGCCGTCCGATCTCGGCCGTCCTCACCTGGAACGAGATGCTGCTGGTCAACACCGCGGAACTCGCGCAGCACCTCGGTGTGGCAACCGACGCGCCGGACATCCTCCACGGGTGCCGGAACAAGGCCACCAGCCGTGAACTCTTCGACCACTACCGGGTACCGTCCGCCCGGTCGCTGAAGACCGCCAACCTGCTGGAGGCTGCCCTCGCCGCCGAGTTCATCGGCTACCCCGTCGTCGTCAAACCGGCCGGGCAGGCCGGCAGCGTCGGCGTCATCCGCGTGGACCGAGCCGAAGAACTCCCCGCCGGCTTCGAGTTCGCGACCGAAGGTGCGAGCCTTTGGGGCGGCGAGTCCACCGACGTCCTGGTCGAGGAGTACCTCGACGGCGAAGAGATATCCGTCGAGTGCGTCACCCACCGCGGAGTCACCACCCCGGTCGCCGTCACCCGCAAGCAGCTCGCCTTCGCCCCCTACTTCGAAGAAGTCGGCCACACCGTGGACGCCGCCGACCCCCTGCTCCGCCGCGTCGGCCCCGTCGCCCAGGCAGCCGTCGCCGCCCTCGGACTCACCACCGGCATCCAGCACGTCGAGATGCGACTCACCAGCACGGGCCCGCGGATCATCGAAGTCAACGGCCGGATCGGCGGCGATCTGATCGGCAAGCTCGTCCTGCTC harbors:
- a CDS encoding ATP-grasp domain-containing protein, whose product is MPPSKTPRTSTSRPVVLVVAPNDELYRGYCLRSVAAAYDTVVITPAPLTWEKPLVVDYEVTDPYDIQALLAAGEALAARRPISAVLTWNEMLLVNTAELAQHLGVATDAPDILHGCRNKATSRELFDHYRVPSARSLKTANLLEAALAAEFIGYPVVVKPAGQAGSVGVIRVDRAEELPAGFEFATEGASLWGGESTDVLVEEYLDGEEISVECVTHRGVTTPVAVTRKQLAFAPYFEEVGHTVDAADPLLRRVGPVAQAAVAALGLTTGIQHVEMRLTSTGPRIIEVNGRIGGDLIGKLVLLATGIDLPRAAADLALGVQPDLTPTRRQAAAVALLYPEVSGTLVERGIDPAFFDDTDWLEQASWILSPGQQVALPPEGDVDVARVGLYVVTGYDAAEVEERLAETARHVTLTVQPAARTEGAA